In one window of Mytilus galloprovincialis chromosome 6, xbMytGall1.hap1.1, whole genome shotgun sequence DNA:
- the LOC143078853 gene encoding uncharacterized protein LOC143078853 isoform X1, translated as MSPINTMFIFIIICFTMSAVSCSHELRDVCTVEGDTLHCRWTGAGLYNTRIRLDVKKVVFERFFVAGQLDLANNRDLHSIEIKQGNSKCSNVLAAPETITIVNGIHCDNGVIASTTTTAATRVTPGSTLSIGTTDKQLKSTPHAQEEDKGLDNIKIILIMIFASLACVMLLSLMLFCICKKKRTAKTNFRQHQFSFNVDADSLSEIEIADFVNTPKKTV; from the exons ATGTCACCCATCAACACCATGTTTATATTCATCATCATTTGTTTCACAATGTCAGCTGTTTCATGCTCGCATGAATTGAGAGATGTATGCACAGTGGAGGGGGATACTCTCCATTGCAGATGGACTGGAGCAGGGCTCTACAACACCAGAATCCGACTAGATGTAAAGAAAGTCGTATTCGAAAGATTTTTTGTTGCCGGACAATTGGACCTTGCAAATAATAGAGACCTGCATTCAATTGAGATCAAACAAGGAAATTCTAAATGCAGCAATGTTTTAGCAGCACCAGAAACAATAACAATTGTTAATGGTATACATTGTGAT aatggaGTCATAGCTTCTACAACAACAACAGCAGCAACAAGAGTAACACCAGGATCCACATTGTCAATCGGCACCACTGATAAACAACTG aaGTCAACACCACATGCACAGGAGGAAGACAAGGGTCTAGATAATATTAAGATCATTCTTATAATGATTTTTG CATCTCTAGCATGTGTTATGCTCTTGTCGCTGATGTTATTTTGCATCTGCAAAAAGAAGAGAACTGCAAAAACCAATTTCCGCCAACACCAATTCTCCTTCAATGTCGATGCAGATTCACTATCCGAAATAGAAATTGCAGATTTTGTTAATACACCAAAAAAAACTGTTTAA
- the LOC143078853 gene encoding uncharacterized protein LOC143078853 isoform X2, with protein sequence MSPINTMFIFIIICFTMSAVSCSHELRDVCTVEGDTLHCRWTGAGLYNTRIRLDVKKVVFERFFVAGQLDLANNRDLHSIEIKQGNSKCSNVLAAPETITIVNGIHCDNGVIASTTTTAATRVTPGSTLSIGTTDKQLKSTPHAQEEDKGLDNIKIILIMIFEYILIAIYERLQEIINYFFPPRENNRRVAPAQQQPPRILRRSNRISIRPQRLTYD encoded by the exons ATGTCACCCATCAACACCATGTTTATATTCATCATCATTTGTTTCACAATGTCAGCTGTTTCATGCTCGCATGAATTGAGAGATGTATGCACAGTGGAGGGGGATACTCTCCATTGCAGATGGACTGGAGCAGGGCTCTACAACACCAGAATCCGACTAGATGTAAAGAAAGTCGTATTCGAAAGATTTTTTGTTGCCGGACAATTGGACCTTGCAAATAATAGAGACCTGCATTCAATTGAGATCAAACAAGGAAATTCTAAATGCAGCAATGTTTTAGCAGCACCAGAAACAATAACAATTGTTAATGGTATACATTGTGAT aatggaGTCATAGCTTCTACAACAACAACAGCAGCAACAAGAGTAACACCAGGATCCACATTGTCAATCGGCACCACTGATAAACAACTG aaGTCAACACCACATGCACAGGAGGAAGACAAGGGTCTAGATAATATTAAGATCATTCTTATAATGATTTTTG AATATATCCTCATCGCAATTTATGAAAGGCTTcaagaaattataaattatttttttccaccACGTGAAAATAACAGACGAGTAGCCCCAGCACAACAACAACCACCAAGAATATTGAGAAGATCAAACAGGATATCTATTCGGCCACAGAGACTAACCTATGATTAA